In Rickettsia endosymbiont of Gonocerus acuteangulatus, the following are encoded in one genomic region:
- a CDS encoding metal ABC transporter ATP-binding protein: MQPIIEFHNVSKKFGNKLPINNVSFTVKKNNITTLIGPNGAGKTTIVRLMLGLEKPTSGEVIINPKLKIGYVPQKFNLSSDLPITVKKFLDLLAPNNITNDIKEIHSFIDLERLKDQEISTLSGGQFQKIVLASSLLSKPDLIILDEPLQSLDVTSQQEFYQLISLTRKKLDITVFMISHDLFTVIKNSDQVICLNGHICCTGTPNAITPNSDFSNALSSLGFYTHHHDHKH, encoded by the coding sequence TAATAGAATTTCATAACGTATCTAAAAAATTCGGTAATAAATTACCAATAAATAATGTTAGTTTTACAGTCAAAAAAAATAATATCACTACTTTAATAGGACCAAACGGAGCAGGTAAAACTACTATAGTTAGGTTAATGCTTGGGCTTGAAAAACCAACAAGTGGCGAGGTTATAATTAATCCTAAATTAAAGATCGGTTATGTGCCGCAAAAATTTAACCTAAGTTCTGATTTGCCAATCACAGTCAAGAAGTTCTTAGACTTACTAGCACCAAATAATATTACTAATGATATTAAAGAAATCCACTCATTTATTGATTTAGAACGTTTAAAAGATCAGGAGATTTCTACGCTTTCAGGCGGACAGTTTCAAAAGATAGTTCTTGCGTCCTCTTTGCTTAGCAAACCCGATCTAATTATTTTAGATGAGCCACTACAATCTTTAGATGTTACAAGCCAGCAAGAGTTTTATCAGCTTATTAGTTTAACCCGTAAGAAGTTAGATATTACTGTTTTTATGATTTCACATGATTTATTTACAGTAATTAAAAATTCTGACCAAGTAATATGCTTGAATGGTCATATATGTTGCACTGGAACTCCAAATGCTATAACTCCAAACTCTGATTTCTCAAATGCCCTTTCCTCTCTAGGGTTTTATACT